In Alkalispirochaeta americana, one DNA window encodes the following:
- a CDS encoding PASTA domain-containing protein produces MKLFTGLRKSIRDENLPPERRVFRTTVWAFIGMFTILVLASLTAFLVALRGPEETVVPDMAGQELPQALIQLQERGLHSYVQLRYHSDPGLKGRVISHAPAPGSVVRAGRRITLLISQGAIIEDIGDYRGMQLADVREEIQGLGSGGTRVLTVGNVSNVFDDASPGTVIAQTPEPGTRISGSTTLDLVVSRGPDIETFSLPTYLGMDWNDALQVLARDGVPFVFQLEQEPTSGRAAVVVSQSPDPGTEIEAGTPVSLRIRNQPNPRSGRRFGIFDRTLPRYAVAVELSAVAVGPGGETTTLFTMNHPGGRVAFPYELEIGSTIILYRFDTEVIRYPVMKAQDQD; encoded by the coding sequence ATGAAATTATTTACGGGACTCAGAAAAAGCATCCGCGACGAGAACCTTCCTCCGGAACGAAGGGTTTTTCGCACCACCGTTTGGGCCTTTATTGGAATGTTCACCATTCTGGTGCTGGCGTCTCTAACGGCCTTTCTTGTGGCTCTTCGAGGGCCCGAAGAGACGGTGGTTCCCGATATGGCGGGGCAGGAGTTGCCCCAGGCTTTGATCCAGCTCCAGGAGCGGGGTCTCCATTCCTACGTACAGCTTCGTTACCATTCGGATCCCGGTCTGAAAGGGCGTGTGATCTCCCATGCTCCCGCTCCTGGGTCGGTGGTTCGGGCGGGTCGCCGGATCACGCTCCTGATCAGTCAGGGGGCGATCATCGAAGATATAGGGGATTATCGGGGAATGCAGCTTGCTGATGTACGGGAGGAGATCCAGGGGCTGGGATCCGGAGGCACCCGTGTTCTGACTGTGGGGAACGTATCCAACGTCTTTGACGATGCCTCCCCGGGAACGGTGATCGCCCAGACGCCGGAGCCGGGAACGCGCATCTCGGGGTCGACCACGCTGGATCTGGTGGTGAGTCGGGGGCCTGATATCGAGACCTTCTCGCTGCCCACCTATCTGGGGATGGACTGGAACGATGCGCTTCAGGTTCTGGCCCGAGACGGTGTCCCGTTTGTCTTTCAGCTTGAACAGGAACCCACGTCGGGGCGAGCCGCTGTGGTGGTGAGCCAGTCTCCCGATCCGGGAACAGAGATAGAGGCGGGGACTCCCGTCTCCCTGCGTATCCGGAATCAGCCGAATCCACGCTCGGGCCGACGCTTTGGTATTTTTGATCGTACCCTGCCTCGCTATGCCGTGGCGGTAGAACTCAGTGCTGTGGCTGTTGGGCCCGGTGGGGAGACCACCACCCTTTTCACCATGAATCATCCCGGGGGCCGTGTAGCGTTTCCGTACGAGCTGGAAATCGGTTCGACGATCATACTCTACCGCTTCGACACCGAAGTGATCCGCTACCCCGTCATGAAGGCCCAGGACCAGGACTAG
- a CDS encoding uracil-DNA glycosylase, translating to MKRYEALYQITCNAEDLLRGGPRRDHSSLADRVSSLMERMDADDHPVDSGPPTVSGEVRRATPGVVHQNPQNSRISRGQGDLPERRARLAALEAEIRSCSRCALSLGRTRTVVGEGVLDPLVMVVGEGPGRDEDQQGRPFVGKAGQYLDKWLEAIDLSRETNVYITNIVKCRPPENRDPQPGETDACAPWLHEQIALVRPRLILTLGRISLRVLTGSTRGITGLHGSRFCYRDIPLVPTFHPSAVLRNPEWRRPVWEDLKEVRRWLDEVTGQEAPGETGR from the coding sequence ATGAAACGCTACGAGGCGTTGTATCAGATAACCTGTAATGCCGAAGACCTCCTTCGCGGCGGTCCGCGTCGGGATCATTCTTCTCTGGCCGACCGGGTCTCCTCCCTGATGGAGCGAATGGACGCCGACGATCATCCTGTTGATAGTGGTCCCCCTACTGTCTCTGGGGAGGTCCGGCGGGCAACTCCTGGTGTGGTGCACCAGAATCCTCAAAATTCCCGGATTTCCCGGGGTCAGGGGGATCTGCCCGAGCGCCGGGCGCGTCTGGCTGCTTTGGAGGCAGAAATACGAAGCTGTTCACGCTGTGCTCTCTCCCTGGGCAGGACCCGGACTGTGGTTGGCGAGGGCGTGCTGGATCCCCTGGTGATGGTGGTGGGCGAGGGGCCGGGCCGGGACGAGGACCAGCAGGGCCGGCCCTTTGTGGGCAAGGCCGGGCAGTATCTCGATAAGTGGCTGGAAGCGATTGATCTTTCCCGGGAGACCAATGTCTATATCACCAATATCGTCAAGTGCCGTCCTCCTGAAAATCGGGATCCCCAGCCCGGTGAAACCGATGCCTGTGCCCCCTGGCTCCACGAGCAGATTGCCCTGGTGAGACCTCGTCTTATCCTTACTCTGGGCCGGATCAGTCTGCGGGTTCTCACCGGATCAACCCGAGGAATCACCGGGCTCCACGGGTCACGTTTCTGCTATCGGGACATCCCGCTTGTTCCCACATTTCATCCCAGCGCGGTGCTCCGGAATCCCGAGTGGCGTCGTCCGGTCTGGGAAGATCTCAAGGAGGTGCGCCGGTGGCTCGATGAGGTGACCGGTCAAGAGGCTCCCGGGGAAACCGGGCGGTGA
- the truA gene encoding tRNA pseudouridine(38-40) synthase TruA — protein sequence MTILMKVAYDGTEFCGYQIQRSDRTVQGELESALEKLLRRPVRTVCAGRTDTGVHALGQYVSFSTDCPGIEPSSFAPALNSRLPKDVTVMASRQVPDDFHAQYSARQRHYRYFLYAAPAILPHRRRYAWRIPEFPSLERLNRDASALVGTHDFSTFAMLGGEQRSTVRTISYARFEPDRDDGLEFRIGATGFLRRMVRSIVGTLIERERLCLRGQEVPLSLEEILARGDRRGAGTTAPPWGLFLYDVEYEPPNQPDR from the coding sequence ATGACGATACTCATGAAGGTCGCCTACGATGGCACGGAGTTCTGCGGATACCAGATTCAGAGATCGGATCGGACCGTTCAGGGAGAGCTTGAATCGGCTCTGGAGAAGCTCCTGAGACGCCCCGTGCGAACGGTCTGCGCCGGACGAACCGATACGGGGGTTCACGCTCTGGGGCAATATGTCTCATTTTCCACGGACTGCCCGGGGATTGAGCCCTCGTCCTTTGCTCCAGCCCTCAACAGCCGTTTGCCCAAGGATGTCACCGTTATGGCATCCCGGCAGGTGCCCGATGATTTTCACGCTCAGTACAGCGCGAGGCAGCGACACTACCGATATTTTCTCTATGCTGCGCCGGCAATTTTACCCCATCGCAGGCGCTACGCCTGGCGGATTCCCGAGTTTCCCTCTCTGGAAAGGCTGAACCGCGACGCCTCGGCTCTTGTGGGCACGCACGATTTCTCAACCTTTGCGATGCTGGGCGGGGAGCAACGCAGCACCGTGAGAACCATCTCCTATGCACGGTTCGAACCCGATCGGGATGATGGGCTGGAGTTCCGCATTGGCGCCACGGGGTTTCTTCGAAGGATGGTTCGTTCTATTGTGGGAACCCTGATCGAGCGGGAGCGTCTTTGTCTGCGGGGGCAGGAGGTTCCTCTTTCCCTGGAAGAGATTCTTGCCCGGGGTGACCGCCGGGGTGCGGGGACGACAGCCCCTCCCTGGGGATTGTTTCTCTACGATGTCGAGTACGAACCGCCAAATCAGCCCGATCGATGA
- the def gene encoding peptide deformylase has translation MISLVYHPDERLVTPAEPLAEITAATAELATAMVQTMVRANGIGLAGPQVGRMERLFVVGLPDEPPRVFINPRITARSPDEEKYEEGCLSIPGVYANVLRPRAIAIDAWDAQGNPFSLEAEGLLARVILHEYDHLEGVLFVDYLPQRRRDRLLRSYRKPESSEV, from the coding sequence GTGATTTCACTTGTTTATCATCCGGACGAACGGCTTGTAACGCCGGCAGAACCTCTGGCGGAGATCACCGCTGCTACGGCGGAGCTTGCCACGGCGATGGTTCAGACTATGGTGCGCGCAAACGGAATTGGCCTGGCTGGCCCCCAGGTGGGCAGGATGGAGCGGCTTTTTGTGGTGGGGCTTCCCGATGAACCGCCCCGGGTGTTCATCAATCCCCGCATAACGGCTCGCTCTCCCGACGAAGAAAAATACGAGGAGGGGTGTTTGAGCATCCCTGGAGTGTACGCTAACGTCCTCCGTCCCCGTGCGATAGCCATTGATGCCTGGGATGCCCAGGGAAACCCCTTTTCGCTGGAAGCGGAGGGGTTGCTGGCTCGGGTAATCCTCCACGAGTACGACCACCTGGAGGGGGTCCTCTTTGTGGACTACCTGCCGCAACGGCGACGGGACCGGCTGCTGCGAAGCTATCGCAAGCCGGAATCATCGGAGGTCTAG
- a CDS encoding DUF2225 domain-containing protein: MAAESSLTFFAKKAEECPLCGEHFYREEMRTGRGRQIAGNLTRELRRNYEPSKQYGPVYPLIYPVLVCPKCFYATYPDDFVAVPDQILGTLRDETDKRLDAFKGVLDSLNFLNERGLEEGIASYVLATFCYEHFPKQFSPTFKCGMSQLRAAWLSGDLHALRPTENFDYLARVFYRKARFYYSLAVEREQTGQEPMTAASNLGPDLDKNYGYDGALYITGLLEYQYGPTSDPEKRKLSLDRAKRTVARIFGMGKASKHKPAAILDNARDVYESISRELGSANTDPESQE; encoded by the coding sequence GTGGCAGCGGAATCATCGCTTACATTTTTCGCAAAAAAAGCCGAGGAGTGTCCCCTCTGTGGCGAGCATTTTTACCGTGAAGAGATGCGTACCGGCCGGGGCAGGCAGATCGCAGGAAATCTCACCCGGGAGCTTCGTCGCAATTATGAGCCCTCGAAGCAATATGGTCCGGTCTATCCCCTGATTTACCCCGTTCTGGTCTGTCCCAAGTGTTTCTACGCTACCTATCCCGATGATTTTGTGGCGGTCCCCGATCAGATTCTGGGAACGCTTCGCGACGAGACGGACAAGCGGCTGGATGCGTTCAAGGGTGTTCTGGATTCCCTGAATTTTTTGAATGAACGGGGGCTTGAGGAGGGAATAGCCAGTTACGTCCTGGCCACGTTCTGTTATGAGCATTTCCCCAAGCAGTTCTCGCCCACCTTCAAGTGCGGGATGAGCCAGCTCCGGGCAGCCTGGCTGTCGGGCGATCTCCATGCCCTGCGCCCCACGGAGAACTTCGATTACCTGGCCCGGGTGTTTTATCGGAAGGCCCGGTTTTACTATTCCCTGGCGGTGGAGCGGGAGCAGACCGGCCAGGAGCCGATGACTGCGGCGAGCAATTTAGGTCCCGACCTGGATAAAAACTACGGCTACGATGGAGCTCTCTATATTACAGGGCTTTTGGAATATCAATACGGCCCCACGTCGGACCCCGAGAAACGGAAACTTTCGCTGGATCGGGCAAAGCGAACCGTGGCCCGCATCTTCGGAATGGGCAAGGCCAGCAAGCACAAGCCTGCGGCAATTCTGGATAACGCCCGGGATGTTTACGAGAGCATTTCCCGCGAGCTGGGCTCGGCCAACACCGATCCTGAATCGCAGGAGTAG
- the priA gene encoding replication restart helicase PriA: MVILDVAVSVPVDRLFSYLPPREGPVPAPGCRVMVPFGRRTLTGVVVARSEALADGVNQEGLKEVLRVLDQEPLFGDSWLEMARWVSRMYLTTLGETLATMLPGAKKAKDLPLAGGDEPAVAPQRLELSQEQEHAIEIISQPLSPGEESWHYLYGITGSGKTEVFLQLAERTLQAGRGVIYLVPEIALTHQLFDHISRRFGAVAAMLHSGLTPARRLGEWRRIQRGEARLVVGARSAVFAPLLQVGLIIIDEEHEGSYKAGNAPRYHARQVALWRAVQDGAACVMGSATPSVEAWHLMQTGRLKKLVLTRRLAGGALPSIRTINIRGASGLISPPLKEALLETHRQEGQSILFLNRRGFAAAFQCRSCGHHAECPRCSVPMTYHKGQNRLVCHYCGHRGHPEQVCSQCGSLDVGYTVFGTERIEEDISRELPELSVARLDTDTTRPKGYLQDVLERFARGEINVLLGTQMVAKGLNFPGVRTVGIIMADTGLNLPDFRAAERTFALIVQVAGRAGRFRDDGQVLVQTVRPEHDAISRAAAMEVEEFYRGELEVRKALLFPPFSRLIRLVLRSSRRNAAEEASEEVGRLAREAARNLPRDRGVDVLGPAPAALERIKNNWRYQIILRGEGLGELHWVCRRAVGKAGKMKQVYLEVDVDPVNLL, translated from the coding sequence GTGGTAATCCTCGATGTAGCGGTTTCCGTGCCGGTGGACCGGCTTTTTTCCTATTTGCCTCCCCGGGAGGGGCCGGTTCCTGCCCCGGGGTGCCGGGTAATGGTCCCCTTCGGTCGTCGAACCCTTACAGGTGTTGTGGTGGCCAGGTCCGAGGCCCTGGCCGATGGGGTGAACCAGGAGGGGCTCAAAGAGGTATTGCGGGTTCTGGACCAGGAGCCGCTTTTTGGTGATTCCTGGCTGGAAATGGCCCGGTGGGTTTCCCGGATGTATCTCACAACCCTGGGAGAAACCCTGGCTACGATGTTGCCGGGCGCAAAAAAGGCCAAAGACCTTCCTCTGGCGGGAGGGGACGAACCCGCCGTCGCTCCGCAACGGCTGGAACTCTCCCAGGAGCAAGAGCATGCCATCGAGATTATTTCGCAGCCTCTCTCGCCCGGGGAGGAGTCCTGGCATTACCTCTACGGAATTACGGGGAGCGGCAAGACCGAGGTGTTTCTCCAACTGGCCGAGAGGACCCTCCAGGCCGGACGGGGGGTGATCTATCTGGTTCCCGAAATTGCCCTGACCCACCAGTTATTCGATCATATTTCCCGCCGTTTCGGAGCGGTGGCTGCCATGCTCCATTCGGGGCTCACCCCTGCCCGGCGCCTGGGCGAGTGGAGGCGTATCCAGCGGGGCGAGGCCCGTCTTGTGGTGGGTGCCCGGAGTGCTGTCTTTGCTCCTCTCTTGCAGGTGGGTCTCATCATTATCGACGAGGAACACGAAGGGTCCTACAAGGCGGGGAACGCGCCTCGCTATCACGCGCGCCAGGTTGCGTTGTGGCGGGCGGTCCAGGATGGTGCGGCCTGCGTGATGGGTTCGGCCACTCCCTCGGTGGAAGCCTGGCATCTGATGCAGACGGGGCGGCTAAAAAAACTGGTTCTCACCCGCCGCCTTGCAGGGGGAGCCTTGCCCTCGATTCGGACCATCAATATCCGGGGGGCGTCGGGGCTGATATCGCCTCCTCTGAAAGAAGCCCTGCTGGAGACCCACCGCCAGGAGGGGCAAAGCATCCTCTTTCTCAATCGGCGGGGATTTGCCGCTGCTTTCCAGTGCCGATCCTGTGGCCACCACGCCGAATGCCCGCGCTGTTCTGTTCCCATGACGTATCACAAGGGACAAAATCGTCTGGTTTGTCATTACTGCGGGCACCGGGGACATCCCGAGCAGGTCTGCTCCCAGTGCGGATCTCTCGATGTGGGATATACCGTTTTTGGTACCGAGCGAATCGAGGAGGATATCTCCCGGGAGTTGCCTGAGCTCTCCGTGGCGAGGCTCGATACCGATACTACTCGTCCCAAGGGGTATCTTCAGGACGTGCTGGAGCGGTTTGCCCGGGGCGAGATAAACGTTCTTCTGGGAACGCAGATGGTCGCCAAGGGATTGAACTTCCCCGGTGTTCGTACGGTGGGGATTATTATGGCCGACACAGGACTGAATCTTCCCGATTTTCGTGCAGCCGAACGGACCTTTGCCCTGATCGTTCAGGTGGCGGGTCGGGCGGGGCGCTTCCGGGACGACGGGCAGGTGCTGGTGCAAACCGTGCGGCCCGAGCACGATGCGATCAGTCGTGCTGCAGCCATGGAGGTGGAGGAGTTCTACCGGGGGGAGCTGGAGGTTCGCAAGGCCCTGCTCTTTCCTCCCTTTTCCCGTTTGATCCGGCTGGTTCTGCGTTCCTCCCGTCGTAATGCCGCTGAAGAGGCTTCGGAAGAGGTGGGTCGTCTGGCCCGGGAGGCAGCCCGGAACCTGCCCCGGGACCGTGGCGTTGATGTTTTAGGCCCCGCCCCGGCGGCGCTGGAACGGATAAAAAATAACTGGCGCTACCAGATTATCCTCCGGGGGGAGGGTTTGGGAGAACTTCATTGGGTGTGCCGCCGTGCTGTGGGGAAGGCAGGGAAAATGAAGCAGGTCTATTTGGAAGTGGATGTAGACCCGGTCAACCTCTTGTAG
- a CDS encoding holo-ACP synthase: MIRGIGVDVVAVDRLRPWLDDQRLLKRYFARQERDAIYQRRDGAALSLAARFAAKEAFAKALGTGFRGFQLREVWVVNDPLGKPELHVSGGAARALSRVGGTRLWLSLTHEQAHAIAMVVIEG; encoded by the coding sequence GTGATTCGGGGAATCGGGGTTGACGTTGTAGCCGTGGACCGTCTGCGGCCCTGGCTTGATGACCAGCGGTTGCTGAAGCGCTATTTTGCACGGCAGGAACGGGATGCAATTTACCAGCGTCGGGACGGTGCTGCTCTTTCCCTGGCTGCGCGGTTTGCCGCCAAGGAGGCTTTCGCCAAAGCCCTGGGAACGGGGTTTCGGGGCTTTCAGCTTCGCGAGGTCTGGGTTGTGAACGATCCTCTGGGCAAACCGGAACTTCATGTGAGTGGTGGTGCAGCCCGAGCCCTCTCCCGCGTGGGAGGAACGCGGCTGTGGCTCTCTCTTACCCATGAGCAGGCCCATGCTATTGCTATGGTGGTGATCGAGGGCTAG
- the fmt gene encoding methionyl-tRNA formyltransferase, protein MRLLFAGTPDIALPTLRTLEKTRHEIVGVLTAPDAPAGRRRVLTPPPVKVWAEDKNTPVIQPERLGAAARQEVAALKPELLVVVAYGKIFGPRFLELFPQGGINMHPSLLPRHRGPSPIPAALLAGDQITGVTVQYLALEMDAGDILEQREVPLSSRATAVELYHELGVLGGEAVASVVEHIARGTARPRRQVAEDATWCHLIRKGEGDLTWQESAVVIDRMVRAYTPWPGVRCRWGETPLQLLETEPLPEHSSCEIPIHRQGVSGPSREAAPGTVLGVDNGKGILIQTVDGILAVRRLKLQARKEADYRSFLNGNSSIIGSVLNVGSVVKQA, encoded by the coding sequence ATGCGCCTTCTCTTTGCCGGGACCCCCGACATCGCGTTACCCACTCTGAGGACTCTGGAAAAGACGCGCCACGAGATTGTCGGTGTACTTACTGCCCCTGATGCTCCGGCGGGACGGCGCCGGGTCTTGACCCCTCCACCGGTGAAGGTCTGGGCGGAGGATAAAAATACCCCCGTGATCCAGCCGGAGCGCCTGGGGGCTGCTGCCCGCCAGGAAGTGGCCGCCTTGAAGCCCGAGCTTCTGGTGGTTGTGGCCTACGGGAAAATTTTCGGGCCCCGTTTTCTCGAGCTTTTTCCACAGGGAGGGATCAATATGCATCCTTCCCTGTTGCCGCGCCACCGTGGGCCCAGCCCCATTCCTGCGGCTCTTCTGGCAGGAGACCAAATCACAGGGGTAACGGTGCAGTACCTTGCCCTGGAGATGGACGCCGGGGATATCTTGGAACAGCGGGAAGTTCCTCTCTCCAGTCGGGCCACAGCCGTGGAGTTGTACCACGAACTGGGCGTTCTGGGTGGTGAGGCCGTTGCGTCGGTGGTAGAGCATATTGCCCGGGGAACCGCTCGGCCGCGTCGGCAGGTTGCGGAAGACGCCACCTGGTGCCATCTGATTCGCAAGGGAGAGGGAGACCTCACCTGGCAGGAATCAGCCGTGGTGATTGACCGGATGGTTCGGGCCTATACTCCCTGGCCGGGGGTTCGCTGCCGTTGGGGCGAGACGCCGTTGCAGCTTCTTGAGACAGAGCCGCTCCCGGAGCATTCCTCTTGTGAAATCCCGATCCATCGTCAGGGTGTCTCCGGACCGAGCAGGGAGGCTGCTCCCGGAACTGTCCTCGGTGTAGACAACGGCAAGGGAATTCTGATACAAACCGTAGACGGTATTCTGGCGGTTCGTCGGCTGAAATTGCAGGCCAGGAAAGAGGCGGACTACCGCTCCTTTCTGAACGGCAACTCTTCTATTATTGGCAGCGTTTTGAATGTTGGCAGCGTTGTGAAACAGGCGTAA
- the folP gene encoding dihydropteroate synthase yields the protein MRIGSFARPRIMGIINVTHDSFFTSSRVADGERAREMAVKMVGHGADILDLGGESSRPGSDYVPADEELRRLMPALKAIREALPEIPLSVDTRKAVVAEKALDAGASMVNDISGLRDDPDMPALVAERGVQVCLMHMRGTPRTMQQEPHYDDLPGELRRELESLAGRALEAGVKPGQIILDPGIGFGKTFGHNWSILGELESLSELGYPLMVGLSRKSFLSEAGLDPESGRGEPLAPEERLSATLAAQLWCTLQGVSILRVHDVKPAVETVRVLERILTAKR from the coding sequence ATGAGGATCGGCAGTTTTGCGCGGCCTCGAATCATGGGTATCATCAATGTTACCCATGATTCTTTTTTTACCTCGAGTCGGGTTGCCGACGGTGAGCGCGCGAGGGAGATGGCGGTGAAAATGGTCGGCCACGGAGCCGATATACTGGATCTCGGGGGGGAGTCGTCCCGACCCGGGAGTGACTATGTACCGGCCGATGAAGAATTGCGGCGGCTTATGCCTGCCCTCAAGGCGATCCGGGAAGCGCTCCCGGAGATTCCTCTCTCGGTGGATACGCGGAAAGCGGTAGTTGCCGAGAAGGCCCTTGATGCGGGCGCCTCCATGGTGAACGATATCTCCGGGCTTCGTGATGATCCGGACATGCCTGCCCTGGTGGCGGAACGGGGTGTCCAGGTTTGTCTCATGCATATGCGGGGTACTCCCCGGACGATGCAGCAGGAGCCCCACTACGACGATCTGCCAGGTGAGCTTCGGCGCGAGCTGGAATCTCTGGCGGGGCGGGCTTTGGAAGCTGGAGTGAAGCCGGGCCAGATTATTTTGGACCCCGGAATCGGTTTCGGGAAGACCTTCGGCCATAACTGGAGTATTCTCGGGGAACTTGAGTCCTTGAGTGAGCTTGGGTACCCCCTGATGGTGGGGCTTTCACGCAAGAGCTTTCTCAGTGAAGCCGGCCTTGATCCTGAATCGGGGCGCGGAGAGCCCTTGGCCCCGGAGGAGCGTCTTTCTGCCACTCTGGCGGCGCAACTCTGGTGTACCCTCCAGGGGGTTTCGATCCTGCGTGTCCACGATGTGAAACCCGCTGTGGAGACGGTGCGTGTTCTGGAGAGGATTCTCACCGCGAAGAGATAG
- the cdaA gene encoding diadenylate cyclase CdaA — MAALYEIWFVQNIILPSLDVLLLSFLIYKGYQIILETRAVQVFRGGLFLGGLYAVSFFLNLRTLLWLINLLAPSFVIGVAIIFQPELRKIFTKLGQGRWMQPGGRSRPHQFEEVLSACENLSRQRRGALIAFPRSVGLKDIINTGTVIDAEVTSALLQTFFLFDTPLHDGAAIIEDGRIASAGSFLPLSEQTDVRRSFGTRHRAALGLAEESDAVVLIVSEETGFISLAYDANLYYDLSIDEVRTQLVELLDTTGRPARKPGKELEEVAELED, encoded by the coding sequence GTGGCAGCGCTGTACGAAATTTGGTTCGTTCAAAATATTATTCTCCCCTCCCTGGATGTCCTCCTCCTTAGCTTTCTTATCTACAAAGGATATCAAATCATTCTGGAAACCCGGGCTGTCCAGGTTTTTCGGGGTGGTCTCTTTCTGGGTGGCCTCTACGCAGTCTCGTTTTTCCTGAATCTGCGAACTCTCCTGTGGCTGATAAACCTTCTTGCTCCCAGTTTTGTGATCGGCGTGGCCATCATTTTTCAGCCGGAGTTGCGCAAAATTTTCACCAAGCTTGGCCAGGGGCGATGGATGCAGCCCGGGGGGCGATCCAGGCCGCACCAGTTCGAGGAGGTTCTCTCGGCTTGCGAGAATCTTTCGCGTCAGCGCCGGGGGGCTCTTATTGCCTTTCCGCGATCGGTGGGGTTGAAGGATATCATTAACACTGGCACGGTGATCGACGCCGAGGTGACCAGCGCTCTGTTGCAGACCTTCTTTCTCTTTGACACACCTCTCCACGATGGGGCCGCTATCATTGAAGACGGCCGGATCGCTTCGGCGGGGAGCTTTCTTCCCCTCTCGGAGCAAACCGATGTGCGTCGCAGCTTTGGAACCCGCCACCGTGCGGCTTTGGGCCTTGCCGAAGAAAGCGATGCCGTCGTTCTTATTGTGAGCGAGGAGACGGGGTTTATCAGCCTCGCCTACGATGCAAACCTCTACTACGATCTCTCCATCGATGAGGTTCGCACCCAGCTTGTGGAGCTTCTGGATACAACGGGACGGCCTGCCCGAAAGCCCGGAAAAGAGCTTGAGGAGGTGGCGGAGCTTGAAGATTAA
- a CDS encoding CdaR family protein, with protein MKIKSWFQRLFQNWPVKVLCFAVALLLLVFHDITRLEERFLTVPLEVRLSANLVPASTYPQQLRLRLRGESEQVFRIVEDDLRAVIDLRDFSREGVYRVPVDLERRGAAAEPGTLEISVEPESLEITLEEKAIKSVEVVASTSGFVPTGYSLERTIMTPSAVEIQGPRSRIEGVEQIRTEDVDLSSRREDFTERIRLVSPDPLIAFRGGEIVELRGIVEERVVLETFDPVDIVVSGLDQRFSLDGELPSGSIRVQVRQIDLEGLAPGELELSVDASAVSAPGTIRLPLRPVVPPGFVVLRYEPTSLQLNVTAAP; from the coding sequence TTGAAGATTAAGAGCTGGTTTCAGCGACTCTTCCAGAATTGGCCCGTGAAGGTTCTTTGCTTCGCCGTGGCGCTCCTGTTGCTCGTCTTTCATGACATAACCCGTCTGGAAGAGCGATTTCTCACGGTTCCCCTGGAGGTGCGTCTCAGCGCGAATCTGGTGCCTGCCTCAACTTATCCGCAGCAGCTTCGGCTCCGGTTGCGGGGAGAATCGGAGCAGGTCTTCAGGATTGTCGAGGATGACCTCCGAGCTGTTATCGATCTTCGGGATTTTTCCCGGGAAGGGGTATACCGTGTTCCTGTGGATCTGGAGCGCCGGGGTGCTGCTGCCGAGCCGGGAACGCTGGAAATATCGGTAGAACCGGAGTCCCTGGAGATAACCCTGGAGGAGAAGGCGATCAAGAGCGTCGAAGTTGTGGCAAGTACCAGTGGTTTTGTTCCCACAGGCTACTCCCTGGAACGGACTATCATGACCCCCTCGGCGGTAGAGATTCAGGGCCCCCGCAGCCGGATAGAAGGGGTTGAACAGATACGGACCGAGGATGTGGATCTCTCGTCGCGGCGGGAGGATTTCACCGAGCGGATTCGACTGGTTTCGCCGGATCCGCTTATCGCCTTTCGGGGTGGTGAAATTGTGGAACTCCGGGGTATTGTTGAAGAACGGGTGGTCCTGGAGACTTTCGATCCTGTTGATATTGTCGTCTCCGGCCTGGATCAGCGGTTTTCCTTGGACGGAGAACTTCCCTCGGGTTCAATCCGGGTTCAGGTGCGCCAAATCGATCTGGAGGGACTTGCTCCGGGAGAACTGGAGCTCTCGGTGGACGCCTCGGCAGTCAGTGCCCCGGGAACAATCCGGTTGCCCCTGCGACCCGTGGTTCCTCCCGGGTTTGTGGTGCTTCGCTACGAACCTACCTCACTTCAGCTGAACGTGACGGCGGCGCCGTGA